CAAGAACATCACCCACCAGCAGAAGAAGCTCAACGAGCAGGAGCTGAGGGAATTCCGGAGCCGCTTCGGCATTCCCATCTCCGACGAGGACGTGGCCCAGGCCCCCTTTTACCGGCCCCCCGAGGACAGCGAGGAGATCCGCTACCTGAAGGCCCGCAGGCGGGACCTGGGCGGGTGGGTGCCGAGCCGGTCCGCGGAATGCCCCGCCCTCCCGCCGCCGCCGCCCCTCTTCCGGGAGTTCGACGAGGGGACCGGCGAGAGGGAAATGGCCACCACCATGGCCTTCGTCCACCTCCTGGGGAAGCTCCTCAAGGACCCCGACTACGGCCGGTTCGTGGTGCCCATCGTCCCCGACGAAGCCCGCACCTTCGGCATGGAGAGCCTCTTCCGCCAGGCGGGCATCTACTCCCACGCGGGCCAGCTCTACGAGCCCGTGGACCGGGAGAGCCTCCTCTACTACAAGGAGGCCACCGACGGGGCCATTTTGGAGGAGGGAATCACCGAAGCGGGGGCCATGTCCTCCTTCATCGCGGCCGCCACGGCCTATTCCACCCACGGCATTCCGACGATCCCGTTCTTCATCTTCTATTCCATGTTCGGCTTCCAGCGAATCGGAGATCTCATCTGGGCCGCCGCCGACATGCACGCCCGGGGCTTCCTCCTGGGCGGAACCGCGGGCCGCACCACCCTCATGGGCGAGGGCCTCCAGCACCAGGACGGCCAGAGCCACCTCCTCGCCTTTCCGGTTCCGAACCTCAAGGCCTACGATCCGGCCTTCGCCTACGAGGTGGCCGCGATCCTCGAGGACGGCCTGCGCCGGATGGCCGCGGAGCGGGAGAACGTCTTCTACTACGTCACGGTGATGAACGAATTCTACGCCCAGCCCGCCCTGCCCGAGGGAGCGAGGGAGGGTGTTCTCGCGGGCCTCTACCGGTTCCGTCGTTCTTCCCTCGAAGGCCGGCCCCGGGCCCACCTCCTCGGCTCGGGCACGATCCTCAACGAGGTCCTGAAGGCGGCGGGGATCCTCGAGGAGCGCTACGGCGTCGCGGCGGACGTCTACAGCGCCACGAGCTACAAGGAACTGCACCGGAACGCGCTGGAGGTCTCCCGCTGGAACCTGCTCCACCCCACCGAGGCGCCGCGGCGCACGCGGGTGGAGGAGGTCCTGGGCGGCGCGGAAGGCGTTTTCGTGGCCGCCTCGGACTACGTGAAGGCCGTCCCGCTTTCGGTGGCGCCCTGGGTCCCCGGCCCCCTCGCCGTTCTGGGCACCGACGGCTTCGGACGGAGCGACGGCCGGGAGGCCCTGCGGGATTTCTTCGAGGTGGATGCCCGCCACACGGCCTTTGCGGCCCTCTCGCTCCTGGCCCGCTCCGGCGCCCTGGACCGGGCGGTGGCCGAGGGGGCCAGAAGGGACCTGGAAATCGACGCGGGAAGGCCCGATCCGGCGGGCCGTTGAGAGGCGAGGTCGAGGAATGCTCAAGGACGTGACCCTTCCCGAAGTCTCGGAAAACGTCGTCCAGGCCGACGTGGTCAAGGTGCTGGTGGCGGTGGGCGAGGCCGTGAAGGCCGACCAGCCGCTGCTGGAGGTGGAGACGGACAAGGCCCTCTTCGAACTGCCCGCCCCCTTCCAGGGCACCGTGGCCGAGGTCCTCGTGAAGGCCGGGGACCGGATCCGCGTGGGGCAGGTCCTCCTCCGCCTGGAAACCGCCGGCGGGGAGG
The sequence above is a segment of the Acidobacteriota bacterium genome. Coding sequences within it:
- the aceE gene encoding pyruvate dehydrogenase (acetyl-transferring), homodimeric type translates to ERVKDLLWRLHIRAAKYGIRPFFTANTPYLNTIPRDRQPPYPGNREIERRIKSLVRWNAMAMVVRANRELSGIGGHISTFASAATLYEVAFQHFFRGREHPCGGDLVYFQGHAAPGIYARAFLEGRLSEADLSRFRRELSSGGGLPSYPHPHLMPGFWQFPTVSMGLTSLMAIYQARFNAYLMDRGLLPRSDQRVWAFLGDGEMDEPESLGAITLASREKLDNLVFVVNCNLQRLDGPVRGNGKIVQELEAAFRGAGWNVVKVLLGEDWDELLEKDAEGLIARRLEETVDGQSQKYTVSDGAYIRKHFWGQDPRLLEMVKHLSDEHLRKMRKGGHDPEKVYAAYLAATEPGAGPSVVLALTIKGYGLGEAGEGKNITHQQKKLNEQELREFRSRFGIPISDEDVAQAPFYRPPEDSEEIRYLKARRRDLGGWVPSRSAECPALPPPPPLFREFDEGTGEREMATTMAFVHLLGKLLKDPDYGRFVVPIVPDEARTFGMESLFRQAGIYSHAGQLYEPVDRESLLYYKEATDGAILEEGITEAGAMSSFIAAATAYSTHGIPTIPFFIFYSMFGFQRIGDLIWAAADMHARGFLLGGTAGRTTLMGEGLQHQDGQSHLLAFPVPNLKAYDPAFAYEVAAILEDGLRRMAAERENVFYYVTVMNEFYAQPALPEGAREGVLAGLYRFRRSSLEGRPRAHLLGSGTILNEVLKAAGILEERYGVAADVYSATSYKELHRNALEVSRWNLLHPTEAPRRTRVEEVLGGAEGVFVAASDYVKAVPLSVAPWVPGPLAVLGTDGFGRSDGREALRDFFEVDARHTAFAALSLLARSGALDRAVAEGARRDLEIDAGRPDPAGR